One window of the Solanum stenotomum isolate F172 chromosome 11, ASM1918654v1, whole genome shotgun sequence genome contains the following:
- the LOC125845077 gene encoding adenylate kinase, chloroplastic-like isoform X1, whose protein sequence is MASCSSLNFTAISSNPQKLSSSSISSPIVQRPFTSHLSFSKSSSLHSDQIPIRTHCGKLPQPNGAGFVVLGCARKKEPLRIMISGAPASGKGTQCELITQKYGLVHIAAGDLLRAEIAAGSENGKQAKEYMDKGKLVPNEIVVTMVKERLNGPDSCEKGWLLDGYPRSSSQAIALKEFGFQPDLFILLEVPEEILVERVVGRRLDPITGKIYHLKYSPPETEEIASRVTQRFDDTEEKVKLRLQTHHQNVEAVLSMYEDITVKVNGIGSKQEVFAQIDGALTQLLEQKQEKLGAVAA, encoded by the exons ATGGCTTCTTGCTCCTCTTTAAACTTCACAGCTATCTCCTCAAATCCCCAAAagctttcttcttcatcaataTCTTCTCCTATTGTTCAGCGGCCCTTCACTTCCCACTTGTcattttctaaatcttcttcccTTCATTCAGATCAAATCCCAATCAGAACTCATTGCGGGAAACTTCCCCAGCCAAATGGTGCCGGTTTTGTg GTTCTTGGATGTGCTAGAAAGAAGGAACCGTTGAGGATAATGATATCTGGTGCTCCTGCTTCTGGGAAAGGAACACAATGCGAGCTCATTACCCAAAAG TATGGTTTGGTGCATATTGCTGCTGGAGATTTACTGAGGGCAGAAATTGCTGCAGGATCTGAAAATGGAAAGCAGGCAAAGGAATACATGGATAAAGGAAAACTGGTACCAAATGAAATTGTTGTGACG ATGGTTAAAGAGCGGTTAAATGGTCCAGATTCTTGCGAGAAGGGTTGGCTTTTAGATGGATACCCTCGGAGCTCTTCTCAAGCCATAGCACTCAAAGAATTTGGCTTCCAACCAGACCTCTTTATTCTTTTGGAA GTACCTGAAGAGATTCTTGTTGAGAGAGTGGTTGGCCGTAGGCTAGATCCAATAACAGGGAAAATTTACCATTTGAAGTATTCTCCCCCAGAGACtgaagagattgcttctagggTTACTCAGCGCTTTGATGACACAGAAGAAAAG GTAAAATTGCGTTTGCAAACTCACCATCAAAATGTGGAAGCAGTTCTCTCAATGTATGAAGATATCACAGTCAAG GTGAACGGAATTGGTTCCAAACAGGAGGTATTCGCTCAGATCGATGGTGCATTGACACAGCTTCTAGAACAAAAGCAAGAAAAGTTGGGAGCAGTGGCAGCCTAA